Proteins encoded by one window of Chroococcidiopsis sp. TS-821:
- a CDS encoding 4-hydroxy-3-methylbut-2-enyl diphosphate reductase, whose amino-acid sequence MDTKAFKRSLQHSENYHRKGFGHQAEVATQLQSEYQSNLVQEIRDNNYTLQRGDVTIYLAKAFGFCWGVERAVAMAYETRQHFPQERIWITNEIIHNPSVNQRLREMQVGFIPVENGKKDFSVVESGDVVILPAFGASVQEMQLLNDKSCTIVDTTCPWVSKVWNTVEKHKKGEYTSIIHGKYNHEETLATSSFAGKYLIVLNLAQAEYVANYILNGGDKDEFLAKFSRACSAGFDPDRDLERVGIANQTTMLKSETEQIGKLFERTMLKKYGPTALNDHFQSFNTICDATQERQDAMFELVEEKLDLMVVIGGFNSSNTTHLQEIAVEREIPSYHIDSADRIGPGNCVEHRQLSGELVVTENWLPEGAIAIGITSGASTPDKVVADVVQKIFDIKLNLATIYC is encoded by the coding sequence ATGGATACAAAAGCTTTTAAGCGATCGCTCCAACATTCAGAAAACTACCACCGTAAAGGATTTGGACATCAAGCTGAAGTCGCCACGCAGCTGCAATCGGAATATCAAAGCAATCTCGTGCAGGAAATTCGCGACAATAACTATACGCTGCAGCGTGGTGATGTCACAATTTATTTAGCAAAAGCCTTCGGGTTTTGCTGGGGTGTTGAACGTGCTGTGGCAATGGCGTACGAAACTCGCCAGCACTTTCCTCAAGAAAGAATTTGGATTACTAACGAAATTATTCACAATCCTTCCGTGAATCAACGCCTGCGCGAAATGCAAGTCGGATTTATTCCGGTAGAAAATGGCAAAAAAGACTTTTCGGTTGTTGAATCGGGAGACGTCGTAATTCTTCCGGCTTTTGGTGCGAGTGTTCAAGAGATGCAACTATTAAATGACAAAAGTTGCACGATTGTTGATACAACTTGTCCTTGGGTATCTAAAGTTTGGAACACCGTAGAGAAGCACAAAAAAGGCGAATATACGTCGATTATTCATGGTAAATACAACCACGAAGAGACGCTAGCAACAAGTTCGTTTGCTGGAAAATACTTGATTGTTTTGAATTTGGCACAAGCGGAATACGTTGCCAATTACATTCTCAATGGCGGCGATAAAGATGAATTTTTAGCGAAATTTAGCCGCGCTTGTTCCGCAGGCTTTGACCCCGATCGCGACTTAGAACGCGTCGGAATTGCTAATCAAACAACAATGCTCAAAAGTGAAACCGAGCAAATCGGGAAACTCTTTGAGCGTACAATGTTGAAAAAATATGGTCCGACAGCTTTAAACGACCATTTCCAAAGCTTCAATACGATTTGCGATGCAACACAAGAACGCCAAGATGCGATGTTTGAGCTAGTCGAAGAAAAACTCGACTTAATGGTTGTAATTGGCGGCTTTAATTCTTCTAACACGACGCACTTGCAAGAAATTGCCGTAGAACGCGAAATTCCGTCATATCATATCGACAGTGCCGATCGCATTGGTCCAGGTAATTGTGTAGAACACCGACAACTCAGTGGAGAACTGGTAGTTACAGAAAACTGGCTACCAGAAGGCGCGATCGCAATTGGTATCACTTCTGGCGCTTCTACGCCTGATAAAGTCGTAGCCGACGTCGTGCAAAAGATATTTGATATCAAGCTCAACTTAGCTACAATATACTGCTAA
- a CDS encoding DJ-1/PfpI family protein — MAAKILMLVGDFVEDYEVMVPFQALQMVGHTVHAVCPNKKSGESVRTAVHDFEGDQTYSEKPGHNFTLNANFAEVQPAEYDALVIPGGRAPEYIRLHQEVIAIVQHFANANKPIAAICHGAQLLAAAGVIRGKRCSAYPACAPEVQAAGGQFVEVPVTEAVVDGKLVTAPAWPAHPRWLAEFLKVLGTRIEHAELMAV; from the coding sequence ATGGCTGCCAAGATTTTGATGCTGGTTGGAGACTTTGTGGAAGATTATGAAGTGATGGTACCCTTTCAGGCGTTGCAGATGGTAGGTCATACCGTTCACGCAGTTTGCCCTAATAAAAAGTCTGGAGAGTCTGTACGCACGGCTGTTCATGACTTTGAAGGCGATCAAACCTATTCAGAAAAGCCAGGACATAACTTTACGCTCAACGCTAATTTTGCTGAGGTTCAGCCTGCGGAATACGATGCTTTGGTTATTCCTGGTGGTCGCGCTCCAGAGTATATTCGACTTCATCAAGAGGTTATTGCGATCGTTCAACACTTTGCCAACGCCAACAAACCAATTGCAGCTATTTGCCACGGCGCGCAACTTTTAGCAGCAGCAGGAGTCATTCGTGGAAAGCGTTGCAGTGCTTATCCAGCATGTGCGCCCGAAGTTCAAGCCGCAGGCGGACAGTTTGTGGAGGTACCAGTAACTGAAGCTGTTGTCGATGGTAAATTAGTGACAGCTCCAGCTTGGCCTGCGCATCCTCGGTGGCTGGCTGAGTTTCTCAAAGTTTTGGGAACCCGCATTGAACATGCTGAATTAATGGCAGTTTAA